The following proteins are encoded in a genomic region of Cricetulus griseus strain 17A/GY chromosome 7, alternate assembly CriGri-PICRH-1.0, whole genome shotgun sequence:
- the Supt7l gene encoding STAGA complex 65 subunit gamma, translating into MLRYWGEIPIPSGQTNRSSFDLLPREFRLVEVHDPPLHQPSANKPKPPTMLDIPSEPCSLTIHTIQLIQHNRRLRNLIATAQTQSQQQREGVKAEESEPLPSCPGSPPLPDDLQPLDCKNPNAPFQVRHSDPESDFYRGKGEPVTELSWHSCRQLLYQAVATILAHAGFECANESVLETLTDVAHEYCLKFTKLLRFAVDREAMLGQTPFPDVMEQVFHEVGIGSMLSLQKFWQHRIKDYHTYMLQISKQLSEEYERIVNPEKATEDTKPVKIKEEPVSDITFPISEELEADLASGDQSLPIGVLGAQSERFPSNLEVEASPQASSAEVNASPLWNLAHVKMEPQESEEGNVSGHGVLGSDVFEEPMSGISEAGIPQSPEDSDSSYGSHSTDSLMGSSPVFNQRCKKKMRKI; encoded by the exons ATGTTGAGATACTGGGGAGAGATACCAATCCCATCAGGACAGACCAACAGAAGTTCCTTTGATCTGCTCCCACGAGAGTTCCGCCTGGTGGAAGTCCATGACCCACCCCTGCACCAACCCTCAGCCAACAAGCCCAAACCCCCCACTATGCTGGACATCCCCTCAGAGCCCTGCAGCCTCACCATCCACACCATTCAGCTGATCCAGCACAACCGACGTCTCCGCAACCTTATTGCCACAGCTCAGACCCAGAGTCAGCAACAGAGAGAAGGTGTGAAGGCTGAAGAGAGTGAGCCTCTTCCCTCCTGCCCCGGGTCACCTCCTCTCCCTGATGACCTCCAGCCTTTAGATTGTAAAAATCCCAATGCACCATTCCAGGTCCGGCACAGTGACCCAGAGAGTGACTTTTACCG TGGAAAAGGAGAACCAGTGACTGAACTCAGTTGGCACTCCTGTCGGCAGCTCCTCTACCAAGCAGTGGCCACAATCCTGGCCCATGCAGGCTTCGAGTGTGCTAATGAAAGTGTCCTGGAGACCCTAACTGACGTAGCTCATGAGTACTGCCTTAAGTTCACCAAGTTGCTGCGCTTTGCCGTAGACCGGGAGGCCATGCTGGGACAGACTCCTTTCCCTGATGTCATGGAGCAGGTGTTCCATGAAGTGGGCATTGGCAGCATGCTCTCCCTCCAGAAATTCTGGCAGCACCGCATCAAGGACTATCACACTTACATGCTGCAG ATTAGTAAGCAGCTCTCTGAGGAGTACGAAAGGATTGTCAATCCTGAGAAGGCCACAGAAGACACTAAACCTGTGAAGATCAAGGAGGAACCTGTGAGTGACATCACGTTTCCTATCAGTGAGGAGCTGGAAGCTGACCTTGCTTCTGGAGACCAATCCTTACCAATTGGAGTCCTCGGGGCTCAGAGTGAGCGCTTCCCATCCAACCTGGAGGTGGAGGCTTCGCCACAGGCTTCGA GTGCAGAGGTAAATGCTTCTCCTCTTTGGAACCTGGCTCATGTGAAAATGGAGCCTCAAGAAAGTGAAGAAGGCAATGTGTCTGGGCATGGGGTATTAGGCAGCGATGTCTTTGAGGAACCAATGTCAGGCATTAGTGAAGCTGGAATCCCTCAGAGCCCTGAGGACTCGGACAGCAGCTATGGCTCCCACTCCActgatagcctcatggggtcctccCCTGTTTTCAACCAGCGCTGcaagaagaagatgaggaagattTAA